The Kwoniella mangroviensis CBS 8507 chromosome 1 map unlocalized Ctg02, whole genome shotgun sequence genome window below encodes:
- a CDS encoding NAD+ synthetase, with protein MHLVTVATQLDQWSLDFEGNCKRILKSIAIAKSRGATLRVGPELEIPGYGCLDHFLEGDTILHSWEVLATILQSEEAQDIVCDIGMPIEHKNNNYNCRVIIHSGKIVMIRPKMWMANDGNYRELRHFTPWHKHRQVEQHSLPRIIRNVTGQSLVPFGDAVVSTEDTVIGVELCEELFTPASPHILMGLDGVEIFTNSSASHHELRKLNRRIDLIKEATMKLGGIYLYANQQGCDGDRLYYDGAALIAMNGQILARGSQFSLSDVEVITATVDLGAVRAHRTTSSRRMQSAQAEAYQRVYVDTRLDGGQGIRVGDEETKGSMEVVYHTPEEEIALGPACWLWDYLRRSRTQGYFIPLSGGIDSCATTVIVHSMCRLVADAASKGDEQVIADARRIAGEPEDSSYLPTDPKEFAGRIFHTCYMGTEHSSPETRKRAKDLSEAVGGYHVDLNMDTAVSAVKGIFSLVTGKRPQFAVHGGSSAENLALQNIQARLRMVLAYMFAQLLPWTRGKVGSLLVLGSANVDESLRGYYTKYDCSSADVNPIGGISKTDLKKFIAWAEVKFDLPILRSFLDAIPTAELIPIGSDNVAQSDEVEMGMTYDELSVYGRLRKVEKCGPYSMFGKLVQEWGSFLSPVEIATKVKHFFFNYAINRHKMTTLTPSVHMESYSPDDNRFDLRPFLLPTRFNHQFRRIDELAEKLPNRATQPGNDKAKVD; from the exons ATGCATCTTGTCACTGTAGCAAC TCAGCTCGATCAATGGTCTCTCGACTTTGAG GGCAACTGCAAACGAATTCTCAAATCGATAGCTATCGCCAAATCCCGAGGCGCAACTTTGAGAGTTGGACCTGAGCTGGAGATCCCAGGATATGGGTGTCTGGATCATTTccttgaag GCGATACGATCCTTCATTCTTGGGAAGTATTAGCTACGATCTTacaaagtgaagaagctcaagataTCGTATGCGATATCGGAAT GCCAATTGAGCATAAAAACAATAATTACAATTGTAGAGTCATCATCCACAGTGGAAAGATAGTGATGATCAGACCTAAGATGTGGATGGCAAATGATGGTAATTAT CGGGAGCTTCGACATTTCACCCCTTGGCACAAACACCGTCAAGTCGAGCAACATTCATTACCTAGAATCATCAGGAATGTGACCGGACAA TCGCTTGTACCCTTCGGAGATGCTGTAGTTTCTACTGAAGATACTGTCATCGGAGTTGAGCTTTGTGAAGAACTGTTCACCCCTGCTTC ACCTCACATTCTTATGGGTTTAGACGGAGTCGAGATCTTTACAAACTCTTCTGCAAGTCATCATGAATTGCGAAAATTGAACCGAAggatcgatctcatcaaggAAGCTACTATGAAG CTTGGTGGTATCTACCTCTACGCAAATCAACAAGGATGTGATGGAGATCGATTGTACTATGATGGAGCAGCTTTGATCGCCATGAACGGACAGATCCTTGCTAGAGGATCCCAGTTCTCACTTTCAGATGTTGAAGTTATCACGGCTACAGTCGATCTTGGGGCGGTCCGAGCTCATAGAACCACGTCTAGTAGAAGGATGCAATCCGCTCAAGCTGAGGCATACCAAAGAGTTTACGTGGATACGAGATTGGATGGTGGTCAAGGGATAAGAGTcggtgatgaagagactAAAGGATCTATGGAAGTCGTCTATCATACCCCTGAAGAGGAAATCGC TCTTGGTCCAGCTTGTTGGTTGTGGGATTACCTCCGACGATCTAGAACTCAAGGTTATTTCATCCCCTTATCAGGAGGTATCGATTCTTGCGCTACTACCGTTATTGTTCACTCGATGTGCAGATTGGTAGCAGACGCAGCAAGCAAAGGAG ATGAACAAGTCATTGCAGATGCTAGACGGATTGCCGGTGAACCTGAAGATTCTTCGTACCTACCTACAGATCCCAAAGAATTTGCCGGGAGAATCTTCCATACCTGTTATATGGGTACCGAACACTCAAGTCCCGAAACTAGGAAGAGAGCTAAGGATCTTTCCGAAGCGGTCGGAGG TTATCACGTAGATCTGAATATGGACACTGCTGTTTCTGCGGTCAAGGGAATTTTCAGTTTGGTTACTGGTAAGAGACCTCAGTTCGCAGTGCATGGTGGTTCATCAGCCGAGAATCTGGCTCTTCAGAATATCCAA GCTCGTTTACGGATGGTCTTAGCGTACATGTTTGCTCAGCTCTTACCTTGGACCAGGGGTAAAGTTGGTAGTTTGTTAGTATTAGGTAGTGCGAACGTCGATGAGAGTTTGAGAGGATATTATACCAAATATGA TTGTTCGAGTGCCGACGTAAATCCTATCGGAGGAATCAGTAAGACCGATTTAAAGAAGTTCATCGCTTGGGCGGAGGTGAAATTTGATCTGCCAATtctgagaag CTTCCTCGATGCTATCCCTACTGCAGAACTCATCCCCATCGGATCAGATAACGTCGCCCAATCAGATGAAGTCGAAATGGGAATGACATATGACGAGTTGTCAGTCTACGGTAGATTAAGGAAAGTAGAGAAATGCGGTCCGTACAGTATGTTCGGGAAGTTGGTACAGGAATGGGGTAGCTTCTTATCCCctgtcgag ATCGCTACGAAAGTGAAgcatttcttcttcaactacGCTATCAATAGACATAAGAT GACGACACTCACACCTTCTGTTCATATG GAATCATACTCTCCCGATGATAACC GATTCGACTTGAGACCTTTCTTATTGCCTACGCGattcaatcatcaattcaGGAGGATCGACGAGCTGGCTGAGAAGTTGCCTAATAGAGCTACTCAACCCGGTAATGATAAAGCCAAGGTTGATTAA
- a CDS encoding prefoldin, alpha subunit produces the protein MAEQQVNITDLDPVQLQEVKKQLDQELDHLTNSYSQLKQAQSKFRSCVENVNSLTPSSKGKEILIPLTSSLYVPGKLTDTENVVVDVGTGYYVKKTKSEAAQHYNSKLTFVQSNLDTLQKTIERKQENVQSVVQVLQMKMQQQQQQAAKA, from the exons ATGGCAGAACAACAAGTCAACATAACAGACCTCGACCCAGTCCAATTGCAAGAAGTCAAAAAGCAattggatcag GAATTAGATCATTTGACAAACTCGTACTCTCAACTAAAACAAGCGCAAAGCAAATTCCGATCCTGTGTAGAGAATGTCAACTCCCTTACACCCAGTTCGAAGGGGAAAGAAATCCTAATACCGTTGACGAGCTCGTTATACGTTCCTGGCAAATTGACGGATACGGAGAATGTAGTAGTAGACGTTGGAACGGGGTATTAtgtcaagaag ACGAAATCCGAAGCTGCCCAGCATTACAACTCCAAACTCACTTTCGTACAATCCAATCTGGATACTCTCCAAAAGACGATCGAGAGGAAACAGGAGAACGTGCAGAGTGTCGTACAAGTtttacagatgaagatgcaacagcagcaacagcaagCTGCAAAGGCATGA
- a CDS encoding glutamate decarboxylase: MALAQHVDAEKIINESRDHPVRKHTHDRKATLYDIPYTSRYDVEVDLPRYSIPETGVNAKVSYQLLHDELLLDGNPNMNLASFVNTWVPDECNRLMYENLNKNLVDQDEYPAAQAIHERCISMISHLWHAPKDATALGTATTGSSEAIMLGGMALKKRWQEKMKAAGKDIHNPGPNIVMGAEAQVALEKFARYFEVEAKLVPVHEKSGYVMDPKEAIKYCDENTIGIFVIMGSTYTGTFESVQGMSDELDKYQEETGIDIPIHVDAASGGFVAPFVYPQLAWDFRIPRVNSINASGHKYGLASVGLGWIIWRSAEYLPKELIFELHYLGQTDYSFNLNFSRPAFPVLSQMFHFLNLGFSGYKRINENNLSKARLISRALEASGYFVCLSQIHRAKNQGASNISPVITKAASDIIHGHVPEIDDPTYYVEGLPVVSFRFSDEIKEKYPRVKQEWIQSQLRAIGWIVPNYPLPPAEEDTEILRCVVRESLSGDLARKLILDIIQVTEGLLNGAGPSYHMSIANRRQSTTSPVDVKRGGTLDTQHISEHTSTYAKTC; the protein is encoded by the exons ATGGCTTTGGCTCAACACGTAGACgcagagaagatcatcaatgaatcCAGGGATCATCCCGTGAGGAAGCATACTCATGATAGAAA AGCTACTCTCTACGATATCCCCTATACCTCTCGATACGATGTCGAAGTTGATTTACCTCGTTACTCCATCCCTGAGACCGGTGTAAATGCCAAGGTATCATATCAACTCTTGCACGATGAGTTGCTTttgg ACGGTAATCCCAACATGAACCTTGCAAG TTTCGTCAACACCTGGGTACCGGACGAATGCAACAGGTTGATGTATGAGAATctcaacaag AACCTTGTCGACCAAGATGAGTATCCTGCTGCTCAAGCTATTCATGAACGATGTATC TCCATGATCTCACACCTCTGGCATGCGCCCAAAGATGCTACCGCTCTTGGTACAGCCACCACCGGTTCATCCGAAGCTATCATGTTAGGAGGTATGGCCTTGAAAAAACGATGGCAG GAAAAGATGAAGGCTGCCGGCAAAGATATTCATAATCCCGGCCCGAATATTGTAATGGGTGCTGAAGCTCAAGTCGCCCTGGAAAAGTTtgcaag ATATTTCGAAGTTGAAGCTAAACTGGTACCAGTCCACGAGAAG TCCGGTTATGTGATGGATCCTAAGGAAGCTATCAAATACTGTGATGAGAACACTATTGGTATATTCGT CATCATGGGATCCACCTATACCGGTACTTTTGAGTCCGTCCAAGGCATGTCcgatgaattggataaatACCAAGAGGAAACCGGCATAGATATTCCGATTCACGTGGATGCAGCTTCGGGTGGTTTCGTTGC ACCTTTCGTGTACCCCCAACTTGCATGGGATTTCCGAATACCCCGAGTAAACTCGATCAACGCCTCAGGCCATAAATACGGTCTCGCATCAGTCGGTCTCGGTTGGATCATCTGGAGAAGTGCAGAATACCTGCCTAAAGAGTTGATTTTTGAATTGCACTACCTCGGTCAA ACGGACTactctttcaacctcaacttcagTCGACCAGCTTTCCCCGTGCTGAGTCAAATGTTCCATT TCCTCAATCTCGGTTTCTCAGGATACAAGCGAATCAACGAGAACAACTTATCAAAAGCGCGACTCATCTCCAGAGCGCTCGAAGCTTCAGGGTACTTTGTATGTTTGTCACAAATCCACCGAGCCAAGAATCAAGGAGCTTCCAACATCTCACCTGTCATCACCAAAGCGGCGTCCGATATTATCCATGGTCATGTTCCTGAGATCGATGACCCCACTTACTACGTCGAGGGATTGCCAGTCGTCTCGTTCAGGTTTAGTGAcgagatcaaagagaagTACCCTAGGGTCAAACAGGAATGGATTCAGAGTCAACTAAGAGCTATTGGGTGGATCGTACCTAA TTATCCCCTCCCACCtgctgaggaagatactgAGATCCTTCGATGTGTGGTTCGAGAATCCCTCTCAGGTGATTTAGCAAGAAAGCTCATCTTGGATATTATACAAGT TACCGAAGGTTTACTCAACGGAGCTGGACCATCGTACCACATGTCTATAGCCAACAGAAGACAGAGTACCACTTCTCCCGTGGACGTCAAGAGAGGTGGAACGCTCGATACTCAACATATCTCTGAACATACTTCCACTTATGCTAAGACCTGCTAA